One window of the Acinonyx jubatus isolate Ajub_Pintada_27869175 chromosome A2, VMU_Ajub_asm_v1.0, whole genome shotgun sequence genome contains the following:
- the URGCP gene encoding up-regulator of cell proliferation isoform X4 — translation MASPGLEVELLVKGRSDLGEVAPGIKASERRTAVAIADLEWREMEADDYGTNEAQDSDFPTAERSRLQEMLSLLGLETYQAQKLSLQDALQISSDSMRNWAPQAPKDLPWNFLRKLQALNAEARNTTMVLDVPPDARPMEKESQMEEEIIYWDAADDISADIYSFSELPTPDTPVNPLDLLCALLLSSDGFLQQEIVLKMSLCQFALPLVLPDSENHYHTFLLWALRAVVRTWWAQPPRGVGGLREDSAVLSRAPTFAFVRMEVSSNSKSQLLNAVLSPSHRPRDCFWHRDLSVGTNPREIADGLVEVSWFLPSGREDLDVFPEPVAFLNLRGDIGSHWLQFKLLTEISSAVFILTDNISRKDYKLLYSLRGSATKYYFILSPYRGKRNTNLRFLNKLIPVLKMDHSHVLVKVSSTDSAGFVRRVRSIVAHVARSPCRRLSVEEMAHAARKLGLRVDEDCDECQRAKQRMERITRRIKDCDAYRRDELWLQGDPWRKAAQVEKELCQAQRAGDPPDKGRAELGHRLLELRAQQNRQDPAWGLQEFIAGISSASLAEKQYFLRWMEWGLARVAQPRPRQPPETILSLRPKHCGMVDFGELLWPEPLGVEHFLREMGQFYEAESCLVEAGKLPAGQRRFAHFPGLALELLLKGLPLELIDGSTLSTPLHWVTGLLKELHVRLERRSRLVVLSALGAPGTGKSTLLNTMFGLRFATGRGCGPRGAFMQLVTVAENFSQDLGCDHILVIDSGGLIGGALTAAGERFELEASLATLLMGLSNVTVVSLAETRDIPPAVLHAFLRLEKTGHVPNYQFVYQNLQDACVPGPRPRDRRPLLDPPGDVSRAGAQMEKQGDGIRTLADLAFCDPEKQHVWHIPGLWHGVPPMAAVSLGYSEAIFELKRCLLENIRNGLSNQNKNIQQLIELVRRL, via the exons atctggaatggagagaaatggaagcaGATGACT aCGGTACAAATGAGGCTCAGGACAGTGACTTCCCAACAG cgGAGAGGAGCAGGCTGCAGGAGATGCTGTCGCTGCTGGGGCTGGAGACCTACCAGGCCCAGAAGCTCAGCCTCCAGGATGCCCTGCAGATCAGCAGCGACAGCATGAGAAACTGGGCCCCTCAGGCCCCCAAAGACCTGCCCTGGAATTTCCTCAGGAAGCTGCAGGCCCTCAACGCTGAGGCCAGGAACACCACCATGGTGCTGGATGTGCCCCCGGACGCCAGGCCCATGGAGAAGGAGAGCCAGATGGAAGAGGAGATCATCTACTGGGACGCGGCTGACGACATCTCCGCGGACATCTATTCCTTCTCAGAGCTGCCGACGCCCGACACACCTGTGAACCCCTTGGaccttctctgtgcccttctgCTCTCCTCAGATGGTTTCCTGCAGCAGGAAATTGTGCTGAAAATGTCCCTGTGCCAGTTTGCACTCCCTCTCGTCTTGCCTGACTCGGAGAACCACTACCACACGTTTCTGCTGTGGGCCCTGAGGGCCGTGGTGCGGACGTGGTGGGCGCAGCCCCCTCGGGGTGTGGGCGGCCTCCGAGAGGACAGCGCGGTGCTGTCCCGGGCTCCCACCTTCGCCTTCGTGCGCATGGAGGTCAGCAGCAACTCCAAGTCACAGTTGCTCAACGCTGTGCTCAGCCCCAGCCACCGGCCACGGGACTGCTTCTGGCATCGCGACCTGAGTGTGGGTACCAACCCCCGGGAGATCGCAGATGGGCTGGTGGAAGTCTCCTGGTTCCTCCCCAGTGGCAGGGAGGACCTGGATGTGTTCCCAGAGCCCGTGGCCTTTCTGAACCTGCGGGGTGACATCGGGTCTCACTGGCTGCAGTTCAAGCTCTTGACTGAGATCTCGTCCGCCGTGTTCATCCTGACCGACAACATCAGCAGGAAGGACTACAAGCTGCTCTACTCCCTGAGGGGCTCGGCCACCAAGTACTATTTCATCCTGAGCCCCTACCGTGGGAAGCGGAACACAAACCTCAGGTTCCTGAACAAGCTCATCCCGGTGCTGAAGATGGACCACTCACACGTGCTGGTGAAGGTCAGCAGCACCGACAGCGCAGGCTTCGTGCGCAGGGTCCGCTCCATCGTGGCGCACGTGGCCCGGTCCCCCTGCAGGAGGTTGTCTGTGGAGGAGATGGCACACGCGGCCCGTAAGCTGGGGCTGAGGGTGGACGAGGACTGTGACGAGTGTCAGCGGGCAAAGCAGCGTATGGAGCGCATCACCAGGAGGATCAAGGACTGTGACGCCTACCGCAGGGACGAGCTGTGGCTGCAGGGGGACCCCTGGCGGAAGGCGGCTCAGGTGGAGAAGGAGCTGTGCCAGGCCCAGAGGGCAGGGGACCCTCCTGACAAGGGCAGGGCGGAGCTGGGGCACCGGCTGCTAGAACTTCGTGCACAGCAGAACCGCCAGGACCCTGCCTGGGGGCTGCAGGAGTTCATCGCAGGCATCAGCAGCGCCTCACTGGCTGAGAAGCAGTACTTCCTGAGGTGGATGGAGTGGGGACTGGCCCGCGTGGCCCAGCCAAGGCCGCGGCAGCCTCCAGAGACCATTCTTAGCCTGAGACCCAAGCACTGTGGCATGGTGGACTTCGGGGAGCTGCTCTGGCCTGAGCCCCTGGGTGTAGAGCACTTCCTGCGGGAGATGGGACAGTTTTACGAGGCAGAAAGCTGCCTGGTGGAGGCAGGGAAGCTGCCGGCCGGCCAGAGGCGGTTTGCCCACTTCCCGGGCCTGGCCCTGGAGCTGCTGCTGAAGGGGCTGCCCTTGGAGCTGATCGACGGCAGCACGCTGAGTACCCCCCTGCACTGGGTCACGGGGCTCCTGAAGGAGCTGCACGTTCGCCTGGAGAGGAGGTCGCGCCTGGTGGTCCTGTCGGCACTGGGTGCACCGGGCACTGGGAAGTCCACGCTTCTCAACACCATGTTTGGGCTGCGCTTTGCCACCGGGCGGGGGTGTGGCCCTCGAGGGGCCTTCATGCAGCTGGTCACCGTGGCCGAGAACTTCAGCCAGGATCTGGGCTGCGACCACATCCTGGTGATAGACTCCGGGGGCTTGATAGGCGGGGCCCTGACCGCAGCTGGGGAGAGGTTCGAGCTGGAGGCCTCCCTGGCCACTCTGCTCATGGGGCTGAGCAACGTCACTGTGGTGAGCCTGGCCGAGACGAGGGACATACCACCAGCTGTTCTGCACGCGTTTCTGAGGTTGGAGAAAACGGGGCATGTGCCCAACTATCAGTTTGTGTACCAGAACCTCCAGGATGCGTGTGTCCCCGGCCCCAGGCCTCGGGACAGGAGGCCGCTCCTGGATCCCCCTGGAGACGTGAGCAGAGCCGGCGCACAGATGGAGAAGCAGGGCGACGGCATCCGGACGCTGGCCGACCTGGCCTTTTGCGACCCTGAGAAGCAGCATGTTTGGCACATCCCTGGCCTGTGGCATGGGGTGCCTCCCATGGCTGCGGTGAGCTTGGGGTACAGCGAGGCCATTTTTGAGTTAAAGAGGTGTCTGCTGGAAAACATCAGGAACGGCCTGTCCAACCAGAACAAAAACATCCAGCAGCTCATTGAGCTGGTGAGGCGGCTCTGA
- the URGCP gene encoding up-regulator of cell proliferation isoform X1 has protein sequence MKTLIFLSASGAELSSLCCTVVFPGLSSQQAEDETPRDPAWSLLPDCGLEVELLVKGRSDLGEVAPGIKASERRTAVAIADLEWREMEADDYGTNEAQDSDFPTAERSRLQEMLSLLGLETYQAQKLSLQDALQISSDSMRNWAPQAPKDLPWNFLRKLQALNAEARNTTMVLDVPPDARPMEKESQMEEEIIYWDAADDISADIYSFSELPTPDTPVNPLDLLCALLLSSDGFLQQEIVLKMSLCQFALPLVLPDSENHYHTFLLWALRAVVRTWWAQPPRGVGGLREDSAVLSRAPTFAFVRMEVSSNSKSQLLNAVLSPSHRPRDCFWHRDLSVGTNPREIADGLVEVSWFLPSGREDLDVFPEPVAFLNLRGDIGSHWLQFKLLTEISSAVFILTDNISRKDYKLLYSLRGSATKYYFILSPYRGKRNTNLRFLNKLIPVLKMDHSHVLVKVSSTDSAGFVRRVRSIVAHVARSPCRRLSVEEMAHAARKLGLRVDEDCDECQRAKQRMERITRRIKDCDAYRRDELWLQGDPWRKAAQVEKELCQAQRAGDPPDKGRAELGHRLLELRAQQNRQDPAWGLQEFIAGISSASLAEKQYFLRWMEWGLARVAQPRPRQPPETILSLRPKHCGMVDFGELLWPEPLGVEHFLREMGQFYEAESCLVEAGKLPAGQRRFAHFPGLALELLLKGLPLELIDGSTLSTPLHWVTGLLKELHVRLERRSRLVVLSALGAPGTGKSTLLNTMFGLRFATGRGCGPRGAFMQLVTVAENFSQDLGCDHILVIDSGGLIGGALTAAGERFELEASLATLLMGLSNVTVVSLAETRDIPPAVLHAFLRLEKTGHVPNYQFVYQNLQDACVPGPRPRDRRPLLDPPGDVSRAGAQMEKQGDGIRTLADLAFCDPEKQHVWHIPGLWHGVPPMAAVSLGYSEAIFELKRCLLENIRNGLSNQNKNIQQLIELVRRL, from the exons atctggaatggagagaaatggaagcaGATGACT aCGGTACAAATGAGGCTCAGGACAGTGACTTCCCAACAG cgGAGAGGAGCAGGCTGCAGGAGATGCTGTCGCTGCTGGGGCTGGAGACCTACCAGGCCCAGAAGCTCAGCCTCCAGGATGCCCTGCAGATCAGCAGCGACAGCATGAGAAACTGGGCCCCTCAGGCCCCCAAAGACCTGCCCTGGAATTTCCTCAGGAAGCTGCAGGCCCTCAACGCTGAGGCCAGGAACACCACCATGGTGCTGGATGTGCCCCCGGACGCCAGGCCCATGGAGAAGGAGAGCCAGATGGAAGAGGAGATCATCTACTGGGACGCGGCTGACGACATCTCCGCGGACATCTATTCCTTCTCAGAGCTGCCGACGCCCGACACACCTGTGAACCCCTTGGaccttctctgtgcccttctgCTCTCCTCAGATGGTTTCCTGCAGCAGGAAATTGTGCTGAAAATGTCCCTGTGCCAGTTTGCACTCCCTCTCGTCTTGCCTGACTCGGAGAACCACTACCACACGTTTCTGCTGTGGGCCCTGAGGGCCGTGGTGCGGACGTGGTGGGCGCAGCCCCCTCGGGGTGTGGGCGGCCTCCGAGAGGACAGCGCGGTGCTGTCCCGGGCTCCCACCTTCGCCTTCGTGCGCATGGAGGTCAGCAGCAACTCCAAGTCACAGTTGCTCAACGCTGTGCTCAGCCCCAGCCACCGGCCACGGGACTGCTTCTGGCATCGCGACCTGAGTGTGGGTACCAACCCCCGGGAGATCGCAGATGGGCTGGTGGAAGTCTCCTGGTTCCTCCCCAGTGGCAGGGAGGACCTGGATGTGTTCCCAGAGCCCGTGGCCTTTCTGAACCTGCGGGGTGACATCGGGTCTCACTGGCTGCAGTTCAAGCTCTTGACTGAGATCTCGTCCGCCGTGTTCATCCTGACCGACAACATCAGCAGGAAGGACTACAAGCTGCTCTACTCCCTGAGGGGCTCGGCCACCAAGTACTATTTCATCCTGAGCCCCTACCGTGGGAAGCGGAACACAAACCTCAGGTTCCTGAACAAGCTCATCCCGGTGCTGAAGATGGACCACTCACACGTGCTGGTGAAGGTCAGCAGCACCGACAGCGCAGGCTTCGTGCGCAGGGTCCGCTCCATCGTGGCGCACGTGGCCCGGTCCCCCTGCAGGAGGTTGTCTGTGGAGGAGATGGCACACGCGGCCCGTAAGCTGGGGCTGAGGGTGGACGAGGACTGTGACGAGTGTCAGCGGGCAAAGCAGCGTATGGAGCGCATCACCAGGAGGATCAAGGACTGTGACGCCTACCGCAGGGACGAGCTGTGGCTGCAGGGGGACCCCTGGCGGAAGGCGGCTCAGGTGGAGAAGGAGCTGTGCCAGGCCCAGAGGGCAGGGGACCCTCCTGACAAGGGCAGGGCGGAGCTGGGGCACCGGCTGCTAGAACTTCGTGCACAGCAGAACCGCCAGGACCCTGCCTGGGGGCTGCAGGAGTTCATCGCAGGCATCAGCAGCGCCTCACTGGCTGAGAAGCAGTACTTCCTGAGGTGGATGGAGTGGGGACTGGCCCGCGTGGCCCAGCCAAGGCCGCGGCAGCCTCCAGAGACCATTCTTAGCCTGAGACCCAAGCACTGTGGCATGGTGGACTTCGGGGAGCTGCTCTGGCCTGAGCCCCTGGGTGTAGAGCACTTCCTGCGGGAGATGGGACAGTTTTACGAGGCAGAAAGCTGCCTGGTGGAGGCAGGGAAGCTGCCGGCCGGCCAGAGGCGGTTTGCCCACTTCCCGGGCCTGGCCCTGGAGCTGCTGCTGAAGGGGCTGCCCTTGGAGCTGATCGACGGCAGCACGCTGAGTACCCCCCTGCACTGGGTCACGGGGCTCCTGAAGGAGCTGCACGTTCGCCTGGAGAGGAGGTCGCGCCTGGTGGTCCTGTCGGCACTGGGTGCACCGGGCACTGGGAAGTCCACGCTTCTCAACACCATGTTTGGGCTGCGCTTTGCCACCGGGCGGGGGTGTGGCCCTCGAGGGGCCTTCATGCAGCTGGTCACCGTGGCCGAGAACTTCAGCCAGGATCTGGGCTGCGACCACATCCTGGTGATAGACTCCGGGGGCTTGATAGGCGGGGCCCTGACCGCAGCTGGGGAGAGGTTCGAGCTGGAGGCCTCCCTGGCCACTCTGCTCATGGGGCTGAGCAACGTCACTGTGGTGAGCCTGGCCGAGACGAGGGACATACCACCAGCTGTTCTGCACGCGTTTCTGAGGTTGGAGAAAACGGGGCATGTGCCCAACTATCAGTTTGTGTACCAGAACCTCCAGGATGCGTGTGTCCCCGGCCCCAGGCCTCGGGACAGGAGGCCGCTCCTGGATCCCCCTGGAGACGTGAGCAGAGCCGGCGCACAGATGGAGAAGCAGGGCGACGGCATCCGGACGCTGGCCGACCTGGCCTTTTGCGACCCTGAGAAGCAGCATGTTTGGCACATCCCTGGCCTGTGGCATGGGGTGCCTCCCATGGCTGCGGTGAGCTTGGGGTACAGCGAGGCCATTTTTGAGTTAAAGAGGTGTCTGCTGGAAAACATCAGGAACGGCCTGTCCAACCAGAACAAAAACATCCAGCAGCTCATTGAGCTGGTGAGGCGGCTCTGA
- the URGCP gene encoding up-regulator of cell proliferation isoform X2, with product MASPGRSDLGEVAPGIKASERRTAVAIADLEWREMEADDYGTNEAQDSDFPTAERSRLQEMLSLLGLETYQAQKLSLQDALQISSDSMRNWAPQAPKDLPWNFLRKLQALNAEARNTTMVLDVPPDARPMEKESQMEEEIIYWDAADDISADIYSFSELPTPDTPVNPLDLLCALLLSSDGFLQQEIVLKMSLCQFALPLVLPDSENHYHTFLLWALRAVVRTWWAQPPRGVGGLREDSAVLSRAPTFAFVRMEVSSNSKSQLLNAVLSPSHRPRDCFWHRDLSVGTNPREIADGLVEVSWFLPSGREDLDVFPEPVAFLNLRGDIGSHWLQFKLLTEISSAVFILTDNISRKDYKLLYSLRGSATKYYFILSPYRGKRNTNLRFLNKLIPVLKMDHSHVLVKVSSTDSAGFVRRVRSIVAHVARSPCRRLSVEEMAHAARKLGLRVDEDCDECQRAKQRMERITRRIKDCDAYRRDELWLQGDPWRKAAQVEKELCQAQRAGDPPDKGRAELGHRLLELRAQQNRQDPAWGLQEFIAGISSASLAEKQYFLRWMEWGLARVAQPRPRQPPETILSLRPKHCGMVDFGELLWPEPLGVEHFLREMGQFYEAESCLVEAGKLPAGQRRFAHFPGLALELLLKGLPLELIDGSTLSTPLHWVTGLLKELHVRLERRSRLVVLSALGAPGTGKSTLLNTMFGLRFATGRGCGPRGAFMQLVTVAENFSQDLGCDHILVIDSGGLIGGALTAAGERFELEASLATLLMGLSNVTVVSLAETRDIPPAVLHAFLRLEKTGHVPNYQFVYQNLQDACVPGPRPRDRRPLLDPPGDVSRAGAQMEKQGDGIRTLADLAFCDPEKQHVWHIPGLWHGVPPMAAVSLGYSEAIFELKRCLLENIRNGLSNQNKNIQQLIELVRRL from the exons atctggaatggagagaaatggaagcaGATGACT aCGGTACAAATGAGGCTCAGGACAGTGACTTCCCAACAG cgGAGAGGAGCAGGCTGCAGGAGATGCTGTCGCTGCTGGGGCTGGAGACCTACCAGGCCCAGAAGCTCAGCCTCCAGGATGCCCTGCAGATCAGCAGCGACAGCATGAGAAACTGGGCCCCTCAGGCCCCCAAAGACCTGCCCTGGAATTTCCTCAGGAAGCTGCAGGCCCTCAACGCTGAGGCCAGGAACACCACCATGGTGCTGGATGTGCCCCCGGACGCCAGGCCCATGGAGAAGGAGAGCCAGATGGAAGAGGAGATCATCTACTGGGACGCGGCTGACGACATCTCCGCGGACATCTATTCCTTCTCAGAGCTGCCGACGCCCGACACACCTGTGAACCCCTTGGaccttctctgtgcccttctgCTCTCCTCAGATGGTTTCCTGCAGCAGGAAATTGTGCTGAAAATGTCCCTGTGCCAGTTTGCACTCCCTCTCGTCTTGCCTGACTCGGAGAACCACTACCACACGTTTCTGCTGTGGGCCCTGAGGGCCGTGGTGCGGACGTGGTGGGCGCAGCCCCCTCGGGGTGTGGGCGGCCTCCGAGAGGACAGCGCGGTGCTGTCCCGGGCTCCCACCTTCGCCTTCGTGCGCATGGAGGTCAGCAGCAACTCCAAGTCACAGTTGCTCAACGCTGTGCTCAGCCCCAGCCACCGGCCACGGGACTGCTTCTGGCATCGCGACCTGAGTGTGGGTACCAACCCCCGGGAGATCGCAGATGGGCTGGTGGAAGTCTCCTGGTTCCTCCCCAGTGGCAGGGAGGACCTGGATGTGTTCCCAGAGCCCGTGGCCTTTCTGAACCTGCGGGGTGACATCGGGTCTCACTGGCTGCAGTTCAAGCTCTTGACTGAGATCTCGTCCGCCGTGTTCATCCTGACCGACAACATCAGCAGGAAGGACTACAAGCTGCTCTACTCCCTGAGGGGCTCGGCCACCAAGTACTATTTCATCCTGAGCCCCTACCGTGGGAAGCGGAACACAAACCTCAGGTTCCTGAACAAGCTCATCCCGGTGCTGAAGATGGACCACTCACACGTGCTGGTGAAGGTCAGCAGCACCGACAGCGCAGGCTTCGTGCGCAGGGTCCGCTCCATCGTGGCGCACGTGGCCCGGTCCCCCTGCAGGAGGTTGTCTGTGGAGGAGATGGCACACGCGGCCCGTAAGCTGGGGCTGAGGGTGGACGAGGACTGTGACGAGTGTCAGCGGGCAAAGCAGCGTATGGAGCGCATCACCAGGAGGATCAAGGACTGTGACGCCTACCGCAGGGACGAGCTGTGGCTGCAGGGGGACCCCTGGCGGAAGGCGGCTCAGGTGGAGAAGGAGCTGTGCCAGGCCCAGAGGGCAGGGGACCCTCCTGACAAGGGCAGGGCGGAGCTGGGGCACCGGCTGCTAGAACTTCGTGCACAGCAGAACCGCCAGGACCCTGCCTGGGGGCTGCAGGAGTTCATCGCAGGCATCAGCAGCGCCTCACTGGCTGAGAAGCAGTACTTCCTGAGGTGGATGGAGTGGGGACTGGCCCGCGTGGCCCAGCCAAGGCCGCGGCAGCCTCCAGAGACCATTCTTAGCCTGAGACCCAAGCACTGTGGCATGGTGGACTTCGGGGAGCTGCTCTGGCCTGAGCCCCTGGGTGTAGAGCACTTCCTGCGGGAGATGGGACAGTTTTACGAGGCAGAAAGCTGCCTGGTGGAGGCAGGGAAGCTGCCGGCCGGCCAGAGGCGGTTTGCCCACTTCCCGGGCCTGGCCCTGGAGCTGCTGCTGAAGGGGCTGCCCTTGGAGCTGATCGACGGCAGCACGCTGAGTACCCCCCTGCACTGGGTCACGGGGCTCCTGAAGGAGCTGCACGTTCGCCTGGAGAGGAGGTCGCGCCTGGTGGTCCTGTCGGCACTGGGTGCACCGGGCACTGGGAAGTCCACGCTTCTCAACACCATGTTTGGGCTGCGCTTTGCCACCGGGCGGGGGTGTGGCCCTCGAGGGGCCTTCATGCAGCTGGTCACCGTGGCCGAGAACTTCAGCCAGGATCTGGGCTGCGACCACATCCTGGTGATAGACTCCGGGGGCTTGATAGGCGGGGCCCTGACCGCAGCTGGGGAGAGGTTCGAGCTGGAGGCCTCCCTGGCCACTCTGCTCATGGGGCTGAGCAACGTCACTGTGGTGAGCCTGGCCGAGACGAGGGACATACCACCAGCTGTTCTGCACGCGTTTCTGAGGTTGGAGAAAACGGGGCATGTGCCCAACTATCAGTTTGTGTACCAGAACCTCCAGGATGCGTGTGTCCCCGGCCCCAGGCCTCGGGACAGGAGGCCGCTCCTGGATCCCCCTGGAGACGTGAGCAGAGCCGGCGCACAGATGGAGAAGCAGGGCGACGGCATCCGGACGCTGGCCGACCTGGCCTTTTGCGACCCTGAGAAGCAGCATGTTTGGCACATCCCTGGCCTGTGGCATGGGGTGCCTCCCATGGCTGCGGTGAGCTTGGGGTACAGCGAGGCCATTTTTGAGTTAAAGAGGTGTCTGCTGGAAAACATCAGGAACGGCCTGTCCAACCAGAACAAAAACATCCAGCAGCTCATTGAGCTGGTGAGGCGGCTCTGA
- the URGCP gene encoding up-regulator of cell proliferation isoform X3 codes for MEADDYGTNEAQDSDFPTAERSRLQEMLSLLGLETYQAQKLSLQDALQISSDSMRNWAPQAPKDLPWNFLRKLQALNAEARNTTMVLDVPPDARPMEKESQMEEEIIYWDAADDISADIYSFSELPTPDTPVNPLDLLCALLLSSDGFLQQEIVLKMSLCQFALPLVLPDSENHYHTFLLWALRAVVRTWWAQPPRGVGGLREDSAVLSRAPTFAFVRMEVSSNSKSQLLNAVLSPSHRPRDCFWHRDLSVGTNPREIADGLVEVSWFLPSGREDLDVFPEPVAFLNLRGDIGSHWLQFKLLTEISSAVFILTDNISRKDYKLLYSLRGSATKYYFILSPYRGKRNTNLRFLNKLIPVLKMDHSHVLVKVSSTDSAGFVRRVRSIVAHVARSPCRRLSVEEMAHAARKLGLRVDEDCDECQRAKQRMERITRRIKDCDAYRRDELWLQGDPWRKAAQVEKELCQAQRAGDPPDKGRAELGHRLLELRAQQNRQDPAWGLQEFIAGISSASLAEKQYFLRWMEWGLARVAQPRPRQPPETILSLRPKHCGMVDFGELLWPEPLGVEHFLREMGQFYEAESCLVEAGKLPAGQRRFAHFPGLALELLLKGLPLELIDGSTLSTPLHWVTGLLKELHVRLERRSRLVVLSALGAPGTGKSTLLNTMFGLRFATGRGCGPRGAFMQLVTVAENFSQDLGCDHILVIDSGGLIGGALTAAGERFELEASLATLLMGLSNVTVVSLAETRDIPPAVLHAFLRLEKTGHVPNYQFVYQNLQDACVPGPRPRDRRPLLDPPGDVSRAGAQMEKQGDGIRTLADLAFCDPEKQHVWHIPGLWHGVPPMAAVSLGYSEAIFELKRCLLENIRNGLSNQNKNIQQLIELVRRL; via the exons atggaagcaGATGACT aCGGTACAAATGAGGCTCAGGACAGTGACTTCCCAACAG cgGAGAGGAGCAGGCTGCAGGAGATGCTGTCGCTGCTGGGGCTGGAGACCTACCAGGCCCAGAAGCTCAGCCTCCAGGATGCCCTGCAGATCAGCAGCGACAGCATGAGAAACTGGGCCCCTCAGGCCCCCAAAGACCTGCCCTGGAATTTCCTCAGGAAGCTGCAGGCCCTCAACGCTGAGGCCAGGAACACCACCATGGTGCTGGATGTGCCCCCGGACGCCAGGCCCATGGAGAAGGAGAGCCAGATGGAAGAGGAGATCATCTACTGGGACGCGGCTGACGACATCTCCGCGGACATCTATTCCTTCTCAGAGCTGCCGACGCCCGACACACCTGTGAACCCCTTGGaccttctctgtgcccttctgCTCTCCTCAGATGGTTTCCTGCAGCAGGAAATTGTGCTGAAAATGTCCCTGTGCCAGTTTGCACTCCCTCTCGTCTTGCCTGACTCGGAGAACCACTACCACACGTTTCTGCTGTGGGCCCTGAGGGCCGTGGTGCGGACGTGGTGGGCGCAGCCCCCTCGGGGTGTGGGCGGCCTCCGAGAGGACAGCGCGGTGCTGTCCCGGGCTCCCACCTTCGCCTTCGTGCGCATGGAGGTCAGCAGCAACTCCAAGTCACAGTTGCTCAACGCTGTGCTCAGCCCCAGCCACCGGCCACGGGACTGCTTCTGGCATCGCGACCTGAGTGTGGGTACCAACCCCCGGGAGATCGCAGATGGGCTGGTGGAAGTCTCCTGGTTCCTCCCCAGTGGCAGGGAGGACCTGGATGTGTTCCCAGAGCCCGTGGCCTTTCTGAACCTGCGGGGTGACATCGGGTCTCACTGGCTGCAGTTCAAGCTCTTGACTGAGATCTCGTCCGCCGTGTTCATCCTGACCGACAACATCAGCAGGAAGGACTACAAGCTGCTCTACTCCCTGAGGGGCTCGGCCACCAAGTACTATTTCATCCTGAGCCCCTACCGTGGGAAGCGGAACACAAACCTCAGGTTCCTGAACAAGCTCATCCCGGTGCTGAAGATGGACCACTCACACGTGCTGGTGAAGGTCAGCAGCACCGACAGCGCAGGCTTCGTGCGCAGGGTCCGCTCCATCGTGGCGCACGTGGCCCGGTCCCCCTGCAGGAGGTTGTCTGTGGAGGAGATGGCACACGCGGCCCGTAAGCTGGGGCTGAGGGTGGACGAGGACTGTGACGAGTGTCAGCGGGCAAAGCAGCGTATGGAGCGCATCACCAGGAGGATCAAGGACTGTGACGCCTACCGCAGGGACGAGCTGTGGCTGCAGGGGGACCCCTGGCGGAAGGCGGCTCAGGTGGAGAAGGAGCTGTGCCAGGCCCAGAGGGCAGGGGACCCTCCTGACAAGGGCAGGGCGGAGCTGGGGCACCGGCTGCTAGAACTTCGTGCACAGCAGAACCGCCAGGACCCTGCCTGGGGGCTGCAGGAGTTCATCGCAGGCATCAGCAGCGCCTCACTGGCTGAGAAGCAGTACTTCCTGAGGTGGATGGAGTGGGGACTGGCCCGCGTGGCCCAGCCAAGGCCGCGGCAGCCTCCAGAGACCATTCTTAGCCTGAGACCCAAGCACTGTGGCATGGTGGACTTCGGGGAGCTGCTCTGGCCTGAGCCCCTGGGTGTAGAGCACTTCCTGCGGGAGATGGGACAGTTTTACGAGGCAGAAAGCTGCCTGGTGGAGGCAGGGAAGCTGCCGGCCGGCCAGAGGCGGTTTGCCCACTTCCCGGGCCTGGCCCTGGAGCTGCTGCTGAAGGGGCTGCCCTTGGAGCTGATCGACGGCAGCACGCTGAGTACCCCCCTGCACTGGGTCACGGGGCTCCTGAAGGAGCTGCACGTTCGCCTGGAGAGGAGGTCGCGCCTGGTGGTCCTGTCGGCACTGGGTGCACCGGGCACTGGGAAGTCCACGCTTCTCAACACCATGTTTGGGCTGCGCTTTGCCACCGGGCGGGGGTGTGGCCCTCGAGGGGCCTTCATGCAGCTGGTCACCGTGGCCGAGAACTTCAGCCAGGATCTGGGCTGCGACCACATCCTGGTGATAGACTCCGGGGGCTTGATAGGCGGGGCCCTGACCGCAGCTGGGGAGAGGTTCGAGCTGGAGGCCTCCCTGGCCACTCTGCTCATGGGGCTGAGCAACGTCACTGTGGTGAGCCTGGCCGAGACGAGGGACATACCACCAGCTGTTCTGCACGCGTTTCTGAGGTTGGAGAAAACGGGGCATGTGCCCAACTATCAGTTTGTGTACCAGAACCTCCAGGATGCGTGTGTCCCCGGCCCCAGGCCTCGGGACAGGAGGCCGCTCCTGGATCCCCCTGGAGACGTGAGCAGAGCCGGCGCACAGATGGAGAAGCAGGGCGACGGCATCCGGACGCTGGCCGACCTGGCCTTTTGCGACCCTGAGAAGCAGCATGTTTGGCACATCCCTGGCCTGTGGCATGGGGTGCCTCCCATGGCTGCGGTGAGCTTGGGGTACAGCGAGGCCATTTTTGAGTTAAAGAGGTGTCTGCTGGAAAACATCAGGAACGGCCTGTCCAACCAGAACAAAAACATCCAGCAGCTCATTGAGCTGGTGAGGCGGCTCTGA